In the Pseudochaenichthys georgianus chromosome 1, fPseGeo1.2, whole genome shotgun sequence genome, one interval contains:
- the ccdc88aa gene encoding girdin isoform X1: MESGVFLSCLDQFMLSPLVTWVRTFVPHDGGMHLDFCELLDGVFLNDIMTQINPSAVQGANKVSRDPSQRVQNLNSLVQQIKTYYVENLRQLIMIPLPNVLLLGRTPYCEQSLEEMKKLLLLLLGCAVQCEKKEEYIERIQTLDFETRAAIAAHIQELTLSQENVVDLQWLESGEVHPDELEVVARNMAAHLRHVLDQRDNHLETIAELMQEKEGVFSLLNSPSSPHSGSYSPSMQQHAGTQQHLAVELADSKAKIRRLRQELEEKSEQMLDCRHELENMETELKRIQLENSQLLVDARAARTYRDELDALRERAMKADKLESEVGRYREQLHKIEFYKAKVEELKEDNRVLQETKEVLEDQLEGWRARSDQIHQLEKHGLLLKATVHDMEQEREADRRRIEELQEENLALCLAQRRSMEESQHLGWELEQLSKTTESSQGQQTLSEEVSERTCSRMLKLEKENQSLLRIIEELRAASINKHGRQLVCSTNNCTSSTDEPRELQTTCSNTQNRTNVIPFSTVTRQTLNGGSNRHQQLVTEDLEEVQSQIVLTDNPDLHVQEKGQLEDGDDGDHFKELMEDLENHHNRLHCFVGSRDRSPGSKSSSPCHDSILTGLPTRSSYASKHTQRLEAKCRALDTVNLHLQTSLDNTDRKVQRLEAEVQELEAENHSLQATLEELRISARRLEQLEAEKQSLEQETTVLEREKRQLEKDNRRLRQQAEILEANLDSSNVCMASLEREMRFVAKEVEELRETAERVKGLERDNRELSKQAAIDQRTLATLREELVSEKLNTQQRNNDLERLAHDLEMQVLNQESAQQAQREAPNSSRFKMLESELEASLKRSLQIKEDKMAALEARLQESSNLNQQLRQELKTVKQSYEAFQQRQEEEWTASTSSPTSETGKAMSEWLRESQEATKELLKLKDRLIEVERNNATLEAERQAVQAQLRQLESQCDCQQAQILALQRQAASLQENNTALQTHNANLQVEKSTLNSQSASLMAQNAQLQQKQLGTVGERDGAVREREDLRGVHEQLLRDHERLAALHERQAMECEALMGKHGCLKNAHRTLELEHRTTEDRYNCLLQQRTKLEDLEKALKEEQMRMSLEKEQHRSTAAECSRLRDEKDWLNQTYRQLLNDNESLTVDHKQLKSQLNEAKLEHTWLEADFSKLKKEFQQLDISSTKLTNQCELMGQLKGNMEEENRHLLCQIETLMLQNRTLLEQTMESKDLFHVEERQYIDKLHDLRRQKEKLEEKIMDQYKFYEPSPPRRRGNWITLKLKKLIKSNNREQGPDCPPTPTDLGGMETHLVSHDNGSFISSDGSGGSACTSAGDVISPQRHSTTKMFPRMRNRLKDRDKVKSLFRRSMSLSSLVSPASAPLRGERWAESAERLEGSQADVDEDRETTLSSSPSTSISMSILHLNPPTAPPCSHVTITTSDTTDSVPDVSELWVTDKDSNDSAVPCDNDELQNHGLIGVQSRAQSESSGEFSMSMENEPWSNGSSPIQQPPSRRSSSSFQPPSDTSTPQHTLRQQHKGKASTMPIAHHNSETQSTPKQKSHGLSQDFWLTRGTKSIRRGSRVKVTRRSSDTVGTVKVNPGCNGVNSKSSSSQVESTRALACSPITVLYVQGKSSSMSGCLNCFSTPLGKEGRLRGTPTCLPRASSVISTAEGSSRRSSVNSDCRAKAEPLSVQVSEESHQEEEPGQLELETKNSDPIPPVKPPRDPTAVVPTDDPKPPVQESLLGSSFTFNSVFSNTIFSDSVVPTMSSLDALDNNQTFLGLNPDLGQNCPPETTKTLQNEQRLNVTRDAGLEKDKTLTVARK; encoded by the exons GAAAATCTGAGACAGTTAATCATGATTCCTCTGCCAAACGTGTTGCTGCTTGGCAGGACTCCTTACTGTG AACAAAGTCTGGAGGAAATGAAGAAGCTTCTGCTGCTGCTCTTGGGATGTGCTGTCCAG tgtgagaaaaaagaGGAGTACATCGAGAGGATCCAGACGCTTGACTTTGAGACGAGAGCTGCCATAGCTGCACATATTCAGGAG TTGACCCTCAGTCAGGAGAACGTGGTGGATCTGCAGTGGCTGGAGTCCGGCGAGGTGCATCCGGATGAGCTGGAGGTCGTAGCAAGAAACATGGCCGCTCACCTGCGACATGTGCTGGACCAGAGGGACAACCATCTCGAG ACTATagcagagctgatgcaggaaAAGGAAGGAGTCTTTAGCTTGCTCAATAGCCCCTCCAGCCCACATTCAGGGAGCTACTCTCCCAGCATGCAGCAGCATGCGGGGACTCAGCAACACCTGGCAGTGGAGCTGGCCGACTCCAAGGCCAAGATCAGACGACTTAGACAAGAACT AGAGGAGAAGAGTGAGCAGATGCTGGACTGCAGACACGAGCTGGAGAACATGGAGACCGAGCTGAAGAGGATCCAGCTGGAG AACTCCCAGCTGCTTGTAGACGCCCGCGCAGCCCGCACCTACCGAGACGAGCTGGATGCCCTGAGAGAGAGAGCCATGAAGGCAGACAAGCTGGAGAGTGAAGTGGGACGCTACAGGGAGCAGCTTCACAAGATAGAGTTCTACAAGGCCAAAGTGGAG gAGCTAAAGGAGGACAACAGGGTGCTACAGGAGACCAAAGAGGTGTTGGAGGATCAGTTGGAAGGCTGGAGGGCACGCTCCGATCAAATCCACCAGCTGGAGAAGCACGGTCTGCTGCTGAAGGCCACGGTCCACGACATGGAACAG GAGCGGGAGGCAGATCGAAGGCGCATCGAGGAGCTGCAGGAGGAGAACCTGGCTCTGTGTTTGGCTCAAAGGAGGAGCATGGAGGAGTCGCAGCACCTGGGCTGGGAGTTAGAGCAGCTCTCAAAGACCACTGAGAGCTCCCAGG GCCAGCAGACTCTGAGCGAGGAAGTGAGTGAGAGGACGTGCAGTCGCATGCTGAAGCTGGAGAAGGAGAACCAAAGTCTCTTAAGGATCATCGAGGAACTCAGAGCTGCCTCGATTAACAAACATGGCCGCCAGCTGGTTTGTAGCACcaacaactgcacctcctcaACAGATGAACCCAGGGAGCTGCAGACCACCTGCTCAAATACCCAAAACCGCACTAATGTAATCCCATTCAGCACAGTGACACGGCAGACGCTGAATGGAGGTTCAAACCGCCATCAGCAACTCGTCACTGAAGACCTGGAGGAGGTCCAGAGTCAGATCGTCCTCACAGATAATCCAGACCTCCATGTTCAGGAGAAAGGACAGCTAGAGGATGGAGACGATGGAGATCATTTCAAAGAACTGATGGAGGACTTAGAAAACCATCACAACAGGCTCCATTGTTTTGTTGGATCACGTGACCGCTCCCCTGGCTCAAAGAGCAGCAGTCCCTGCCACGACAGCATCCTCACAGGTCTGCCAACACGCTCCTCCTACGCCAGCAAGCACACACAGCGGCTGGAGGCCAAGTGCAGGGCCCTGGACACAGTGAACCTGCATCTACAGACTTCCCTCGATAACACCG ACCGTAAAGTTCAGCGCCTGGAGGCAGAGGttcaggagctggaggcggAGAACCACAGTCTGCAGGCCACCTTAGAGGAACTTCGGATCTCTGCACGACGCCTGGAGCAACTGGAAGCAGAGAAGCAAAGCCTGGAGCAAGAGACCACAGTCCTGGAGAGGGAGAAGAGGCAGCTGGAGAAGGATAACCGACGTCTCCGCCAGCAG GCTGAAATCCTGGAAGCCAACTTAGACAGCAGCAACGTCTGTATGGCCAGCCTGGAAAGGGAGATGCGTTTTGTTGCAaaagaggtggaggagttaaGGGAGACTGCTGAGAGGGTGAAAGGCCTGGAGAGAGACAACAGAGAACTGAGCAAGCAAGCTGCTATCGACCAGAGGACCCTGGCCACCCTCAGAGAG GAGCTGGTGAGTGAGAAGCTGAACACCCAGCAGAGAAACAATGACCTGGAGAGGCTGGCCCATGATTTGGAAATGCAAGTCCTGAACCAGGAGAGCGCACAGCAGGCTCAGCGAGAGGCTCCAAACAGCAG CAGGTTCAAGATGCTGGAGTCAGAATTGGAGGCGTCTCTGAAAAGATCTCTTCAGATTAAAGAAGACAAGATGGCAGCTTTGGAGGCTCGTCTGCAGGAATCCTCCAACCTGAACCAGCAGCTGCGGCAAGAGCTCAAGACT GTGAAGCAGAGCTATGAGGCGTTTCAGCAGAGGCAGGAGGAGGAGTGGACAGCCTCAACTTCCTCCCCTACCTCTGAGACTGGAAAGGCAATGAGCGAATGGCTGCGTGAGAGCCAGGAGGCTACGAAAGAACTGCTGAAGCTCAAAGACCGTCTCATTGAAGTGGAAAGGAAT AATGCAACACTAGAGGCCGAGCGTCAGGCTGTGCAGGCGCAGCTGAGGCAGCTGGAGAGTCAGTGTGACTGTCAGCAGGCTCAGATCCTCGCCCTGCAGAGGCAGGCCGCCTCGCTGCAGGAGAACAACACGGCCCTGCAGACACACAACGCTAACCTGCAG GTGGAGAAGTCCACTCTGAACTCGCAGAGCGCCTCCCTCATGGCCCAGAATGCTCAGCTCCAACAGAAGCAGTTGGGGACAGTAGGCGAGCGGGACGGCGCCGTGCGGGAACGTGAAGATCTGCGCGGTGTTCACGAGCAGCTGCTGCGAGATCACGAGCGGCTGGCGGCTCTGCACGAGCGCCAAGCCATGGAGTGCGAGGCCCTGATGGGAAAGCACGGCTGTTTGAAAAACGCCCATCGCACTCTGGAGCTGGAGCATCGCACCACAGAGGACAG GTACAATTGCCTGCTGCAGCAGCGCACCAAGCTGGAAGACCTGGAGAAAGCTCTGAAGGAAGAACAGATGAGGATGTCCCTGGAGAAAGAACAGCACAGGAGCACGGCTGCAGAGTGCAGCAGGCTGCGGGACGAGAAGGACTG GCTGAACCAGACGTACCGTCAGCTTCTCAACGACAACGAGTCACTGACGGTGGACCACAAGCAGCTGAAGAGCCAGCTGAACGAGGCCAAGCTGGAGCACACCTGGCTGGAGGCCGACTTCTCCAAACTCAAGAAGGAGTTCCAGCAGCTGGACATCTCCTCCACGAAACTCACCAACCAGTGTGAG CTGATGGGGCAGTTGAAGGGCAACATGGAGGAAGAGAATCGCCACCTGCTCTGCCAGATCGAGACCCTGATGCTGCAGAACCGGACCCTGCTGGAGCAGACCATGGAGAGCAAGGATCTGTTTCACGTTGAAGAGCGACAGTATAT TGACAAGCTTCATGATTTGAGGAGGCAGAAGGAGAAGCTAGAGGAAAAGATAATGGACCAGTACAAGTTTTATGAGCCGTCGCCTCCTCGCAG ACGTGGAAACTGGATCACCCTGAAACTGAAGAAGTTGATTAAATCCAACAACCGTGAGCAAGGACCCGACTGCCCGCCCACCCCCACAGACTTGGGGGGAATGGAGACGCACCTCGTCTCCCATGACAACGGCTCCTTCATCAGCTCAGACGGCTCCGGAGGCTCGGCCTGTACCTCGGCAGGTGACGTCATCTCACCCCAACGTCACAGCA CCACCAAAATGTTTCCCCGCATGAGGAACAGACTGAAGGACAGAGACAAAGTCAAGTCCCTCTTCCGTCGTTCCATGT CCCTAAGCAGCTTGGTGTCCCCCGCCTCGGCCCCGCTGCGGGGGGAGCGCTGGGCGGAGAGCGCAGAGCGGCTGGAGGGGTCCCAGGCCGATGTGGACGAGGACAGGGAGACCACATTGTCCTCATCCCCATCCACATCCATATCCATGTCCATCCTCCACCTTAATCCTCCCACCGCTCCACCATGCAGCCACGTCACCATCACAACCTCTGACACCACCGACTCTGTTCCAGATGTTTCTGAGCTCTGGGTGACAG ACAAGGATTCAAATGATAGCGCTGTGCCATGTGACAACGACGAGCTGCAGAATCACG GGCTAATTGGCGTCCAGAGTCGAGCCCAAAGTGAGAGCAGCGGTGAGTTCAGCATGAGCATGGAGAATGAGCCATGGTCTAACGGCAGCAGCCCCATCCAGCAGCCCCCGTCACgccgctcctcctcctccttccagCCCCCCAGCGATACCTCCACCCCCCAGCACACACTGAGGCAGCAGCACAAAGGGAAAGCCTCCACCATGCCCATCGCCCATCACAATTCGGAAACGCAGTCGACACCAAAACAAAAAAGCCACGGGCTCTCTCAGGACTTCTGGCTCACACGGGGTACAAAGAGCATCCGGAGGGGGTCGAGGGTGAAAGTGACGCGTCGCTCTTCAGATACAGTGGGCACAGTCAAAGTGAACCCAGGATGCAATGGGGTGAATTCAAAATCGAGCTCCAGCCAAGTTGAAAGTACTCGAGCCTTGGCTTGTTCACCTATCACAGTGCTGTATGTTCAGGGCAAGTCATCCTCAATGTCCGGCTGCCTCAACTGCTTCTCCACCCCTCTGGGGAAAGAGGGCAGACTGAGGGGGACGCCCACATGTCTCCCGCGAGCCAGCAGCGTCATTTCCACAGCAGAGGGGTCGTCTCGACGCTCCAGTGTAAACAGCGACTGCAGGGCGAAGGCTGAACCGCTGTCCGTACAGGTTTCAGAGGAGAGCCATCAGGAGGAAGAACCAGGTCAACTCGAACTAGAGACAAAAAACAGTGATCCCATTCCTCCAGTCAAACCTCCCAGAGACCCAACCGCTGTTGTTCCCACAGATGACCCGAAACCCCCCGTGCAGGAGTCACTTCTGGGCTCCTCGTTCACTTTCAACTCTGTCTTCTCTAACACAATATTCAGCGATTCTGTGGTTCCAACCATGAGCAGTCTGGATGCCCTGGACAACAACCAGACATTCCTCGGTCTGAATCCAGATCTGGGGCAAAACTGTCCACCTGAGACAACGAAAACGCTGCAGAACGAGCAGAGACTAAATGTAACACGTGACGCTGGGCTGGAGAAGGACAAGACGCTCACCGTTGCACGGAAGTAG